One Natranaerovirga hydrolytica genomic region harbors:
- a CDS encoding RsmF rRNA methyltransferase first C-terminal domain-containing protein translates to MELPLAYKERMEQLLGEDYSSYIKHFEKERHYGLRSNALKINKDKLEAISPFQIKPIEYINNGFYYQENEQPAKHPYYYAGLYYIQEPSAMTPANVFPIEKGDKVLDLCAAPGGKSTELGAKLQGTGILFSNDISNSRAKGLLKNIELSGITNVIVSSEPSEKLAHHFKGYFDKILVDAPCSGEGMFRKDPSMIKNWSAESVLEYATLQKQIILDAATMLKPGGLLLYSTCTFAPEENEAVIQHLLDHHLGFTIEPLPKSNGFDNGKPEWINSSHTELENCIRLWPHKINGEGHFIALLRKEETASNTTVKDYSYKKNNQQVKIVTEFIEENLLLDFDYTRIDIIQNKAYYLPEGMPNVKGLRLLRTGWYLGEIKKDRFEPSQSLAMGLSLNQAKHAIDFSVNQEAVIRYLKGESLRIEANKGWNLVGVDGYPLGWGKSNNNMLKNKYYTGWRWM, encoded by the coding sequence TTGGAGTTACCATTAGCATACAAAGAAAGAATGGAACAGTTGTTAGGTGAAGACTATTCGTCTTATATCAAGCATTTTGAAAAAGAAAGACATTATGGATTAAGGAGCAATGCCTTAAAGATTAACAAAGACAAATTAGAGGCTATAAGTCCTTTTCAAATAAAGCCTATAGAATACATTAACAATGGGTTTTATTATCAAGAAAATGAGCAACCAGCTAAGCATCCCTATTATTATGCTGGTTTGTATTATATCCAAGAGCCCAGTGCCATGACACCAGCCAATGTATTTCCCATTGAAAAAGGCGATAAAGTTTTAGATCTTTGCGCAGCTCCTGGAGGAAAAAGTACAGAATTAGGTGCAAAACTACAAGGTACAGGTATACTATTTTCTAATGATATTAGCAATTCAAGAGCAAAAGGGTTATTAAAAAACATTGAATTATCAGGTATCACCAATGTCATCGTTTCTAGCGAACCTTCAGAAAAGTTAGCACACCATTTTAAGGGATATTTTGATAAAATATTAGTAGATGCACCTTGTTCAGGAGAAGGTATGTTTAGGAAAGACCCTTCAATGATAAAAAACTGGTCAGCAGAAAGTGTTTTAGAATATGCAACTTTACAAAAACAAATTATTTTAGATGCGGCTACAATGTTAAAACCGGGAGGATTATTATTGTATTCTACCTGCACATTTGCACCAGAAGAAAATGAAGCCGTTATTCAGCATTTATTAGACCATCACCTAGGCTTTACCATTGAACCCTTACCAAAGTCAAATGGATTCGACAATGGAAAACCAGAATGGATTAACAGTTCTCACACAGAACTAGAAAATTGTATTCGATTATGGCCACACAAAATCAATGGTGAAGGCCATTTTATTGCTTTATTAAGAAAAGAAGAAACGGCGTCTAATACAACGGTAAAAGACTATTCATATAAAAAAAATAACCAACAAGTAAAAATTGTAACAGAATTTATAGAAGAGAACTTGTTATTAGACTTTGACTATACTAGAATAGATATTATACAAAACAAAGCATATTACTTGCCTGAAGGAATGCCTAATGTAAAAGGATTAAGACTTTTAAGAACCGGTTGGTATTTAGGTGAAATAAAAAAAGATAGATTTGAACCCTCACAAAGTCTGGCGATGGGACTGTCTTTAAACCAAGCAAAACATGCCATTGATTTTTCTGTCAATCAAGAAGCAGTCATACGATACCTAAAAGGTGAGTCATTACGAATAGAAGCAAACAAGGGTTGGAATCTAGTAGGTGTAGACGGATATCCTTTAGGATGGGGCAAATCCAATAACAATATGTTAAAAAATAAGTACTATACAGGTTGGCGGTGGATGTAA
- a CDS encoding GTP pyrophosphokinase, with product MEIQLWREILLPYEQAVEELKVKFESIIYENRMLGKYSPIELVDGRVKKISSILEKAHKKNIPMNKIEEEIEDISGIRIICQFVEDIDKVVDIIKKRNDMTIKFEKDYITNIKESGYRSYHMIVYYDVHTALGEKRVQAEIQIRTLAMNFWATIEHSLQYKYKKNMPENIRERLIKASHAVLQLDQEMSVIRNEIINAQDSFNVKSNVIADILTNIQNLYKVADKDEVEKIQDEFYTIYRAENLDKLVEFNKHLDIIAQTYRVQSLE from the coding sequence ATGGAAATACAACTTTGGAGGGAAATACTCTTACCATATGAACAAGCCGTAGAAGAATTAAAAGTAAAATTTGAAAGTATCATTTATGAAAATAGAATGTTAGGTAAATATTCTCCTATAGAATTGGTAGATGGCAGGGTTAAGAAAATATCTAGTATTTTAGAAAAAGCACATAAAAAAAATATTCCAATGAATAAAATTGAAGAAGAAATAGAAGACATCTCAGGGATTCGAATCATATGCCAATTTGTAGAAGACATTGATAAAGTGGTTGATATCATTAAAAAAAGAAACGATATGACCATAAAATTTGAAAAAGATTATATCACCAATATTAAAGAAAGCGGATACAGAAGTTATCATATGATTGTTTATTATGATGTGCATACAGCTTTAGGAGAAAAAAGGGTACAAGCTGAGATACAAATTCGTACGTTGGCGATGAATTTTTGGGCAACCATTGAACATTCGTTACAGTATAAGTATAAAAAGAATATGCCTGAAAATATTAGAGAAAGATTAATCAAAGCATCTCATGCCGTCTTGCAATTGGATCAAGAAATGTCAGTCATTAGAAATGAAATCATCAATGCTCAAGACTCGTTTAATGTAAAATCCAATGTCATTGCAGATATTCTAACCAATATACAGAATTTATACAAAGTAGCAGATAAAGACGAAGTTGAAAAAATACAAGATGAGTTTTACACGATTTATAGAGCAGAAAACTTAGATAAGTTGGTTGAGTTTAATAAACACTTAGATATTATTGCACAAACCTATAGAGTACAAAGTTTAGAGTAG
- a CDS encoding M23 family metallopeptidase, translated as MRKYGFNYKKRIRRKYKSNSIIKQTLLIIMLLSLISNFCISRLYLIREPIAIKSYDLEAIANFHIHNDVLVAIEDYAIEEEKDFYDVLVNTMIHYDFSALDEDIIDLNKVKKVKQNNEYEALVGLYQMILEDIRFFPIAYNLNSQYEEYYYGDTWLASRSYGGERLHYGTDIMDSNNTRGYLPIVSMTDGVVENIGWLEKGGYRIGVRAPSGAYFYYAHLYTYTGDINQGDTIKAGELLGFMGDSGYGEEGTIGMFDVHLHMGISVPLKHQSEEYWVNPYWILRYIEDNKINFWY; from the coding sequence TTGAGAAAATACGGTTTTAATTATAAAAAGAGAATAAGAAGAAAATACAAATCCAATAGTATCATTAAACAGACACTATTGATTATAATGCTGTTAAGTTTAATATCAAATTTTTGTATCAGTAGACTCTATTTAATCCGAGAACCCATTGCAATAAAAAGTTATGATTTAGAAGCCATTGCAAATTTTCATATTCATAATGATGTTTTAGTGGCAATAGAAGACTATGCAATAGAAGAAGAAAAAGATTTTTATGACGTGTTGGTTAATACAATGATACATTATGATTTTAGTGCTTTAGACGAAGACATTATTGATTTGAATAAAGTCAAAAAGGTTAAACAAAACAATGAATATGAAGCGTTGGTAGGGTTATATCAAATGATTTTAGAGGATATTCGCTTTTTCCCCATCGCTTATAACTTAAACAGTCAATATGAAGAGTATTATTATGGCGATACATGGTTGGCATCACGTAGTTATGGTGGTGAAAGATTGCATTATGGAACAGATATAATGGATAGCAACAATACGAGAGGTTATTTGCCCATTGTTAGTATGACTGATGGTGTTGTAGAAAATATTGGGTGGTTAGAAAAAGGTGGCTACCGAATTGGTGTAAGAGCACCTTCTGGCGCCTACTTTTATTATGCCCATCTATATACTTACACAGGTGATATTAATCAAGGAGATACCATAAAAGCAGGAGAATTATTAGGTTTTATGGGAGATAGTGGATATGGTGAAGAAGGAACCATCGGTATGTTTGATGTGCATTTACATATGGGGATATCTGTACCATTGAAGCATCAAAGTGAAGAATATTGGGTTAATCCATATTGGATATTAAGGTATATTGAGGATAATAAAATAAATTTTTGGTATTGA
- the rnhA gene encoding ribonuclease HI produces the protein MKEVNIYTDGACRGNPDGPGGYGVVLEYKDNKGNQHIKELSQGYIGTTNNRMELMATIKGLEILKKPCKVNLYTDSKYIVNAFDEGWINNWILNNWKRGKKKEPVKNIDLWKKLLEVKEKHDVKFIWVKGHSGHPQNERCDELATTAADGHHLIEDTELT, from the coding sequence ATGAAAGAAGTTAATATCTATACAGATGGCGCCTGCAGGGGGAATCCAGATGGTCCAGGGGGCTATGGTGTGGTATTAGAATATAAAGACAATAAAGGCAACCAACATATAAAAGAACTATCCCAAGGTTATATAGGAACAACCAACAATAGAATGGAATTAATGGCAACCATTAAAGGGCTAGAAATATTAAAGAAGCCTTGTAAAGTGAATCTATATACAGATTCTAAATACATTGTTAATGCATTTGATGAAGGTTGGATTAACAATTGGATATTAAATAACTGGAAAAGAGGTAAGAAAAAAGAACCTGTTAAAAATATAGATTTATGGAAAAAATTATTAGAAGTGAAGGAAAAACACGATGTAAAATTCATCTGGGTCAAAGGTCATAGCGGACACCCACAAAATGAAAGATGTGATGAATTAGCCACTACAGCAGCAGATGGACATCACCTTATAGAAGATACTGAGTTAACGTAA
- a CDS encoding thioredoxin family protein, with product MTEENKNNELITVIGLILSISFFLMSVYINIRNGYARDAGYYVTGFFGNGIWVLLLSSFISAIYFLVIQHIKNNLFTRVSSVIVIVILLIYGLTITIGWFHSYNELKKGSSFPNTTSITLEKLEQIIDTEDQSLIYIGRPSCPVCEYIRPYFIHYIDTENIEVFYYDTSQDRNSRPEKINEILGSINVESIPMTLCIENGTVIRAFSGKNMVANMKEYFESEEGLQFLKKIKD from the coding sequence ATGACTGAAGAAAATAAAAACAATGAATTAATTACTGTTATAGGCCTGATTCTTTCAATCTCATTTTTTCTAATGTCAGTGTATATTAATATTAGAAATGGTTATGCCAGAGATGCAGGATACTATGTTACTGGATTTTTCGGAAATGGCATATGGGTGTTATTATTAAGTAGTTTTATTAGTGCCATTTACTTCCTTGTCATACAACATATTAAAAATAATTTATTTACTAGGGTGTCTTCTGTAATTGTTATAGTAATTTTATTAATATATGGTTTAACAATTACAATTGGTTGGTTTCATTCTTATAATGAGCTTAAAAAAGGTAGTAGCTTTCCTAATACGACATCTATAACCCTTGAAAAATTAGAACAGATTATAGATACAGAGGATCAAAGTTTAATCTATATCGGTCGGCCAAGTTGTCCAGTCTGTGAATACATTAGACCTTATTTTATCCATTATATAGACACCGAAAATATTGAAGTTTTTTATTATGATACCTCTCAAGACAGGAATTCTCGTCCAGAAAAAATAAATGAAATCTTAGGTTCTATTAATGTAGAATCTATACCTATGACACTATGCATAGAAAACGGAACAGTTATTAGAGCTTTTAGTGGGAAAAATATGGTAGCAAATATGAAGGAGTACTTTGAATCTGAAGAAGGTTTGCAATTTCTTAAAAAGATAAAAGATTAA